One segment of Phyllobacterium zundukense DNA contains the following:
- a CDS encoding heavy-metal-associated domain-containing protein, with amino-acid sequence MCTAHEHHSETTAPVNADVSFRVDDMTCGHCAGVIKGAIEKTVPGAAVHADPVKRIVSVGGVSDAARIAEIITAAGYTPEANA; translated from the coding sequence ATGTGCACAGCTCACGAGCACCATTCCGAAACTACCGCGCCCGTTAATGCCGACGTCTCGTTCCGTGTTGACGACATGACCTGCGGCCATTGCGCAGGTGTGATCAAGGGCGCCATTGAAAAGACCGTCCCCGGTGCCGCTGTGCATGCCGACCCTGTAAAACGCATCGTTTCGGTTGGAGGCGTTTCGGATGCTGCGCGTATTGCGGAAATCATCACCGCCGCAGGCTACACGCCAGAAGCCAACGCCTGA
- a CDS encoding Lrp/AsnC family transcriptional regulator: protein MRLPKLDRIDLKILYELQKNGRITNVDLADAVGLSPSPCLMRVKRLEQAGYVTGYGAQINIAKLGETVSVFTEVTLSDHRREDFVRFENAIRNIDEIVECHLVSGGYDYLLKFITRGVVHYQGIVENLLERNIGIEKYFSYIVIKSPFIKNYYPLTALFDHDDRS from the coding sequence ATGAGACTACCTAAGCTCGACCGGATCGATCTTAAAATTCTTTACGAGCTTCAGAAGAATGGCCGCATCACCAATGTCGATCTCGCCGACGCCGTGGGGCTGTCACCGAGCCCGTGTCTGATGCGGGTGAAGCGGCTCGAGCAGGCCGGCTATGTTACGGGCTATGGCGCCCAGATCAATATTGCCAAACTGGGAGAAACAGTATCGGTCTTCACCGAGGTTACACTGTCGGACCATCGCCGGGAGGACTTTGTCCGTTTTGAGAACGCCATCCGCAATATTGATGAGATCGTTGAATGCCATCTCGTCAGCGGCGGCTATGATTACCTTCTCAAATTCATCACACGCGGCGTTGTCCACTATCAGGGCATTGTCGAGAACCTGCTCGAACGCAATATCGGAATCGAAAAGTATTTCAGCTACATCGTGATCAAATCACCCTTCATCAAGAATTATTATCCGCTGACAGCGTTGTTCGATCACGACGACCGCAGCTAA
- a CDS encoding MerR family transcriptional regulator produces the protein MERTFSIGRLSTTTGCKVETIRYYESIGLLDEPERSDGNQRRYLKSHHERLLFILHARDLGMSIEAIRQLIALSRDPDAPCDGADEIARQQLGSVRDKIQRLKLLEAELQRVVESCDGHRIGDCRVIEALAECGACHRDHRAPR, from the coding sequence ATGGAACGCACTTTTTCTATTGGCCGTCTTTCGACCACGACGGGCTGCAAGGTGGAAACGATCCGCTACTATGAGTCGATTGGCCTGCTGGACGAGCCCGAGCGCTCGGACGGCAACCAGCGCCGGTACCTGAAATCACACCATGAACGGCTGCTTTTCATTCTTCACGCACGCGATCTCGGTATGTCGATTGAAGCAATCCGGCAGCTGATTGCATTGTCTCGCGATCCGGACGCGCCATGCGATGGGGCAGATGAAATAGCGCGCCAGCAACTGGGATCTGTGCGTGACAAGATCCAGCGGCTCAAGCTTCTCGAAGCCGAGTTGCAGCGTGTGGTCGAAAGCTGTGACGGGCACCGTATCGGCGATTGCCGGGTCATTGAAGCACTGGCCGAATGTGGCGCTTGCCACAGGGATCATCGTGCTCCGCGTTAG
- a CDS encoding heavy metal translocating P-type ATPase, with the protein MTETGSGSRSGSISEAFTFKVGGMDCGSCANTIKTTLNRVPGVSDLKISVTTETMSLLLDETATPVSEIEKRVRKLGFEPSLTRRPATKAEHGAGHIHGPNCNHGHDDHEHHQGHAHEHKTHDHAPHVHGPGCNHDHHDGHDTKQHDHTAHQHEVHVHGPNCSHDHAVPVTEAPAPADHLVWKVEGMDCASCAATIRTALERVPGVSDIRVSVTNETLMLALNERLTPSHFVESKVASLGYKPSRIGQGSAPSTAIPSPRRWWQTPKAKIAVIAGALLGTSYVASLVLPELSYWVFLLATIVAAAPIARRAIMAALAGAPFTIEMLLTIAAAGAIVIGAVEEAAVVVFLFAVGEVLEGFAASKARAGIKALGALVPKTAFVEETGQLREVAADTLRIGQVVVARTGDRIPADGEVVEGMSSVDESPITGESVPRLKEPGAAVFAGSINHEATLRIRVSRAAQDNTIARIITLVEEAQDSKAPTERFIDRFSRIYMPLIVGIAILVAIVPPLVVGAEWGTWIYRALALLLIGCPCALVISVPAAIASSLSSAAKHGLLIKGGAVIEALAGAQTVAFDKTGTLTRGEPVVTDIVAGDGNIATFLATVSALERESSHPLAKAIVDRATAENVSPVNARTVKSVAGKGVEGEVGSQKIFIGAPRFAREAGTIGEPLARQIHTLEAEGKTVVVAIANGEAIGLLALRDEPRRDARAGIAALKAAGIDTVMLTGDNKATAAAIARELGVEARAEMMPEDKVMTIRELAEKRKVVMVGDGINDAPALAAAHVGVAMGSGTDVALEAADAALLRNRVQDIAILIGLSRATMRNIRQNVTIALGLKVAFLVTTVLGVTGLWIAVFADTGATVLVTLNAMRLLGYLKKRKPEHLQRRHPGYWLQPDPKKWPRPLP; encoded by the coding sequence ATGACCGAGACAGGTTCGGGCAGTCGTTCCGGCAGCATCAGCGAGGCTTTCACATTCAAGGTCGGCGGTATGGATTGCGGTAGCTGCGCCAACACGATCAAGACTACACTCAACCGGGTACCCGGCGTCTCCGACCTGAAGATTTCGGTGACAACGGAAACAATGTCGCTCCTGCTCGATGAGACTGCGACGCCCGTTTCAGAAATCGAGAAAAGGGTTCGCAAGCTTGGTTTCGAGCCAAGCCTGACCCGTCGCCCTGCCACAAAGGCAGAGCATGGCGCTGGCCACATTCATGGGCCGAACTGCAATCACGGCCATGATGATCATGAACACCATCAAGGGCATGCACATGAGCATAAGACGCATGATCACGCACCCCATGTTCACGGTCCGGGTTGCAACCACGATCATCATGATGGACATGATACCAAACAACATGACCATACGGCGCATCAACATGAAGTGCATGTCCATGGGCCGAATTGCAGCCATGACCACGCAGTGCCTGTCACTGAGGCTCCCGCACCGGCAGATCATCTTGTCTGGAAGGTCGAAGGAATGGATTGCGCGAGTTGTGCTGCAACGATCCGCACGGCTCTTGAACGCGTCCCTGGCGTCTCGGATATCCGCGTCTCGGTGACAAACGAAACCCTTATGCTAGCCCTCAACGAGCGCCTGACGCCATCCCATTTTGTAGAGAGCAAGGTGGCATCCCTTGGTTACAAACCGAGCCGTATCGGCCAAGGCAGCGCCCCGTCCACGGCTATCCCGTCACCGCGCCGCTGGTGGCAAACGCCGAAGGCGAAAATTGCCGTTATCGCCGGTGCATTGCTTGGCACCTCCTATGTTGCGAGTTTGGTTCTGCCGGAGCTCTCCTATTGGGTGTTCCTACTGGCAACCATCGTCGCAGCGGCTCCAATTGCACGGCGCGCCATCATGGCTGCCCTTGCCGGCGCCCCCTTCACGATCGAAATGCTTCTGACCATCGCTGCAGCGGGCGCAATTGTAATCGGTGCTGTAGAGGAAGCGGCCGTCGTGGTCTTCCTTTTTGCGGTAGGGGAAGTCCTCGAAGGCTTTGCCGCTAGCAAGGCCCGTGCTGGGATCAAGGCGCTCGGGGCGCTCGTCCCGAAGACAGCATTTGTCGAGGAAACCGGCCAGCTCCGTGAAGTCGCGGCCGATACGTTGCGCATCGGCCAGGTCGTTGTCGCACGCACTGGTGACCGCATTCCTGCCGACGGCGAAGTCGTGGAGGGCATGTCGAGTGTCGATGAATCACCGATTACTGGTGAATCGGTTCCGCGCCTGAAGGAGCCCGGTGCCGCGGTTTTCGCCGGATCCATCAATCACGAGGCAACATTGCGTATCCGTGTCAGCCGCGCTGCACAGGACAATACCATCGCCCGCATCATTACGCTGGTCGAGGAGGCTCAGGATTCCAAGGCTCCGACCGAGCGTTTCATCGACCGCTTCTCCCGTATCTACATGCCGCTCATTGTCGGCATCGCCATCCTCGTCGCAATTGTCCCGCCGCTCGTCGTCGGCGCAGAATGGGGAACATGGATTTATCGCGCTCTGGCTCTGCTCCTGATCGGCTGCCCATGCGCGCTCGTCATCTCGGTACCGGCCGCTATCGCCTCCAGCCTGTCTTCGGCTGCAAAGCACGGCTTGCTTATCAAGGGTGGTGCGGTCATCGAAGCCTTGGCCGGCGCCCAGACTGTCGCCTTCGACAAGACGGGAACGCTGACGCGCGGTGAACCCGTCGTTACGGACATCGTCGCCGGTGACGGCAACATCGCAACCTTTCTGGCAACTGTCAGCGCTCTCGAGCGGGAATCGAGTCATCCGCTTGCCAAGGCGATTGTGGACCGCGCGACCGCTGAAAATGTCTCTCCCGTCAACGCAAGGACTGTAAAGAGCGTTGCAGGCAAGGGCGTCGAGGGTGAAGTCGGCAGTCAGAAAATCTTTATCGGAGCGCCGCGTTTTGCCCGTGAAGCCGGAACGATCGGTGAACCGCTAGCCCGGCAGATTCACACGCTCGAAGCAGAAGGCAAGACTGTGGTTGTCGCAATAGCGAACGGCGAAGCGATTGGCCTCCTGGCATTGCGTGACGAGCCACGCCGTGACGCCCGTGCGGGCATTGCGGCGCTAAAGGCGGCCGGCATCGATACTGTGATGCTGACAGGTGACAATAAGGCAACGGCAGCTGCGATAGCACGTGAACTCGGCGTTGAAGCCCGCGCTGAAATGATGCCCGAAGACAAGGTGATGACGATCCGGGAACTTGCGGAGAAGCGCAAGGTTGTCATGGTTGGTGATGGCATCAACGATGCGCCGGCGCTGGCAGCTGCCCATGTTGGTGTGGCTATGGGATCAGGCACCGATGTTGCGCTTGAGGCGGCCGACGCTGCCTTGCTTCGCAACCGTGTTCAGGACATCGCGATACTGATCGGGCTGTCCCGGGCCACCATGCGCAATATTCGACAGAACGTGACGATCGCGCTTGGGCTGAAGGTAGCGTTTCTGGTGACCACCGTCCTTGGCGTCACCGGTCTGTGGATTGCGGTGTTTGCCGATACCGGCGCAACGGTTCTGGTGACACTCAATGCGATGCGCTTGCTTGGCTATCTCAAGAAGAGAAAACCGGAACACCTCCAGCGACGACATCCCGGATATTGGCTACAGCCTGACCCGAAAAAATGGCCCCGCCCTCTTCCATAA
- a CDS encoding cupin domain-containing protein: MPNVISVHPLVVQAGPRVLSSGDPFAKARVVVFSAEDKIVAGSCGLASGTSGSTSYPHHELIIVRGGKLILDDGIRVVTLVQGSVAVVPQGISVGWSADVLAKWDFMSFAGEADPAAKETGIVLFDLDAPRPPSASPSAELLISAEPRCQNRRWYVDPSGEWTAGVWSSTPYHRRPMNYVYYEMMHMLEGQVEIGDGNGEDTIWSPGKTCLLPKGASLAWNSREDVLKIYGTWRPS; the protein is encoded by the coding sequence ATGCCCAACGTTATCAGCGTTCACCCCTTAGTCGTCCAGGCTGGCCCACGTGTACTTTCTTCCGGCGATCCTTTTGCCAAAGCGCGGGTTGTGGTGTTTTCGGCGGAGGACAAGATAGTGGCAGGTTCCTGCGGGCTTGCATCCGGTACGAGCGGCAGCACTAGCTATCCCCACCATGAACTCATCATCGTCAGAGGCGGAAAACTCATTCTCGACGACGGAATTCGGGTTGTGACGCTGGTCCAGGGAAGTGTTGCAGTCGTCCCGCAAGGCATTAGCGTTGGGTGGAGCGCAGATGTCTTAGCCAAATGGGATTTTATGAGCTTTGCAGGCGAGGCAGATCCTGCGGCAAAGGAAACGGGTATCGTCCTCTTCGATCTCGACGCTCCGCGTCCACCATCCGCAAGCCCATCGGCGGAACTACTGATTTCCGCCGAGCCGCGATGCCAAAACCGCCGCTGGTATGTGGATCCATCGGGGGAGTGGACAGCCGGCGTATGGAGTTCGACGCCCTATCACCGCCGCCCAATGAACTACGTCTATTATGAGATGATGCACATGCTCGAAGGACAGGTAGAGATCGGCGACGGCAATGGTGAGGATACGATCTGGAGCCCGGGTAAAACGTGTCTCCTGCCGAAGGGTGCATCGCTGGCATGGAATAGCCGGGAAGATGTTCTGAAGATTTATGGTACATGGCGGCCGTCATAA
- a CDS encoding ABC transporter substrate-binding protein has translation MLKQAIFTTCALAISFSAHSAEGGTVTYDDNFGVKTGWDLSSDDAYLGSRAGCFEGLVRIGYDTKLEPSLAESWTQAGPTVWEFKLRKGVKFQNGEPFNAEAVANALNNRLKAPVPARAFSSKLIASVEPVGEDVVKITTVEPSVLLPAQMASPATTILAPAAYKTGKVDPIGTCTGPFKITEVDPNQYMILAPNHEYWGGMPKLAGGRVNFVPDADTRATQIRTGEAQISRLVPPWTVKTIESTAGVKVAPIPSPRITELLLNNAKPPFNNVKVRQAIQAAIDSIGIAESIYEGVVKGATMPFAPGEPWAQQEPEPAYDVDKAKALLAEAGVAPGSLTVGLLAYTAKTELKDVAAIIQAQLQEIGIKVEVRVADYSAIEPDLLSGNFDMALMSRGYTTDVAEPVGFLNADYTCGGSYNISHYCNEDTDKLIKSAYTVAEPEKRYAIYEEAVRKLYEEAVSVFLIHETVFDAYSDKLENYKPHPLNYYVLTKDLATK, from the coding sequence ATGTTGAAACAAGCGATTTTTACAACATGCGCCTTGGCAATATCGTTCAGTGCCCATTCTGCGGAGGGCGGTACGGTTACATATGATGACAATTTCGGCGTCAAGACGGGATGGGACTTGTCGTCGGACGACGCTTATCTCGGCTCACGCGCAGGCTGCTTTGAGGGACTGGTCCGCATTGGCTATGACACAAAGCTCGAGCCAAGCCTTGCCGAGTCCTGGACACAAGCCGGCCCTACCGTCTGGGAGTTCAAATTGCGTAAGGGCGTTAAGTTTCAAAACGGTGAACCGTTCAACGCCGAAGCAGTCGCCAATGCGTTGAACAACCGACTGAAAGCGCCGGTTCCGGCACGGGCCTTTTCGTCAAAGCTGATCGCCTCTGTCGAGCCGGTCGGCGAAGATGTGGTGAAGATCACGACGGTTGAGCCATCGGTACTATTGCCCGCGCAAATGGCGAGCCCCGCGACGACCATCCTTGCCCCCGCCGCCTATAAGACCGGAAAAGTCGATCCGATCGGAACCTGCACCGGTCCCTTCAAGATAACAGAGGTCGATCCCAACCAGTATATGATCCTTGCGCCAAACCATGAGTATTGGGGTGGTATGCCCAAACTTGCCGGGGGCCGCGTGAATTTTGTGCCGGACGCCGACACTCGCGCAACCCAGATCCGTACCGGCGAAGCGCAAATCTCGCGACTGGTACCGCCGTGGACCGTCAAGACAATCGAGTCGACAGCGGGCGTGAAGGTGGCGCCAATACCGTCGCCACGTATAACGGAACTCTTGCTGAACAATGCAAAGCCACCATTCAACAATGTGAAGGTGCGGCAGGCGATCCAGGCGGCCATTGATAGTATCGGCATTGCGGAAAGTATCTATGAGGGTGTGGTGAAGGGCGCAACGATGCCATTTGCACCGGGCGAACCCTGGGCTCAGCAAGAGCCGGAACCGGCTTATGATGTCGACAAGGCGAAAGCGTTGCTCGCCGAAGCAGGTGTGGCGCCTGGCAGCCTCACAGTAGGCCTTCTGGCTTATACGGCTAAAACCGAACTGAAGGACGTCGCGGCTATCATCCAGGCGCAATTGCAGGAGATCGGCATAAAGGTCGAGGTCCGGGTCGCCGACTACAGCGCAATCGAGCCCGACCTTTTGTCCGGCAATTTCGACATGGCGCTGATGTCGCGCGGTTATACGACCGACGTTGCCGAACCCGTAGGCTTCCTCAATGCCGACTACACCTGCGGTGGCAGTTATAACATCTCGCACTATTGCAACGAAGATACCGACAAGCTGATCAAGTCAGCCTACACGGTTGCTGAGCCTGAAAAGCGTTACGCCATCTATGAAGAGGCAGTCAGAAAGCTCTATGAAGAAGCCGTCTCTGTTTTTCTGATCCATGAAACTGTCTTCGATGCCTATTCGGACAAGCTTGAAAACTACAAGCCGCATCCGCTGAACTACTATGTCCTGACCAAGGACCTGGCGACAAAGTAA
- a CDS encoding ABC transporter ATP-binding protein: MQVVTSAPPRPSTHDKKPPFVIAKDLFKYYPVPGLGHRMVKSVDGVSLTIGEGEVLGLVGESGCGKSTIARLMTRLTNATNGELSIGEHDILHMEGEALRRMRRVVQLIFQDPYSALDPRMRIGQSMETPLEQHGIGTRGERNARVYQMLEEVGLDTSFYDRYPSQCSGGQLQRVVIGRALLLNPSFLVCDEPTSALDASMRTQILNLLMDLKRRHGLTILMISHDLRVVRYLCDRIAVMYLGRIVEIADRDELFRAPKHPYTKALIASSMLDETGLHAPEMLLDGDLPSPLNPPDGCRFHTRCKHATDRCSASEPEFSAVADEHLVRCHHWPDWS; this comes from the coding sequence ATGCAAGTAGTCACCAGTGCACCACCCCGACCCTCGACGCATGACAAGAAGCCGCCCTTCGTCATCGCCAAAGATCTCTTCAAGTATTATCCTGTACCGGGCCTCGGTCATCGCATGGTCAAATCCGTCGATGGTGTGTCGCTCACGATAGGCGAGGGGGAAGTCCTTGGGCTGGTGGGCGAATCCGGTTGCGGCAAGAGCACCATTGCCAGACTGATGACGCGGCTTACCAATGCGACCAATGGCGAACTTTCCATTGGAGAGCACGATATTCTGCACATGGAAGGAGAAGCGCTGCGCCGCATGCGCCGCGTCGTACAGTTGATCTTCCAAGATCCCTATTCAGCGCTGGATCCGCGTATGCGCATTGGGCAAAGCATGGAAACGCCGCTTGAACAGCATGGGATTGGAACGCGCGGCGAACGCAATGCACGCGTCTACCAGATGCTAGAGGAAGTTGGCCTGGATACTTCCTTCTATGACCGTTACCCGAGCCAATGTTCCGGAGGGCAGCTGCAACGCGTGGTCATTGGACGTGCCCTTCTCCTCAATCCAAGCTTTCTGGTATGCGATGAACCGACATCGGCTCTGGATGCCTCTATGCGTACGCAGATACTGAACCTGCTCATGGATCTGAAACGGCGCCACGGCCTGACCATTTTGATGATCTCGCACGATCTTCGTGTGGTGCGTTATCTCTGCGACCGGATTGCCGTGATGTATCTTGGACGGATCGTCGAAATTGCGGATCGGGATGAATTGTTTCGTGCGCCGAAGCATCCTTATACCAAGGCACTGATTGCATCTTCGATGCTCGACGAAACCGGGCTGCATGCACCGGAAATGCTGCTGGACGGGGATTTGCCCAGTCCGCTCAATCCACCCGATGGTTGCAGGTTCCATACCCGCTGCAAGCACGCGACCGATAGATGCAGTGCGAGCGAACCGGAATTCAGCGCCGTGGCTGATGAGCATCTTGTACGCTGCCATCATTGGCCGGATTGGAGTTGA